The genomic stretch GACCTTCTTGGGCTTCGAAGGCGACAAGGTGCCTGATATCGATTTGAATTTCTCCGGCGAGTACCAGCCGCGAGCGCACAAGTTCACGGAAGAGCTCTTCGGCAAGGATTACGTTTTCCGGGCCGGCACCATCGCCACCATCGCTGAGCGGACCGCCTATGGCTTCGTCAAAAACTACTTGGACGAAAAGAAGATCCCCGTCCGCAGCGCCGAACTGAGCCGGCTTGTCAGCGGCTGTACCGGCGTCAAACGTACCACAGGCCAGCACCCCGGCGGTCTGATGGTCGTGCCCCGTTACGGCGACATCCATGACTTTACCCCTCTTCAGCGCCCCGCCGACGACACCAAGTCGGAGACGATCACGACGCACTTCGACTACCACTCTATTTCGAGCCGCCTCGTCAAATTGGACATCCTCGGCCACGATGACCCGACGGTGATCAAGATGCTCGAAGACCTGACGGGTGTCAACGCCAAAGGAATCCCGCTGGATGACGCCAAAACCATGTCCCTCTTTTGCAGCACCGAGGCCCTTGGCGTCACGCCCGAGCAGATCCGCTCCAACACCGGCACCTACGGCATCCCCGAGTTCGGCACCAAGTTCGTCCGCCAGATGCTGGAGGATACGAAGCCGAAGACCTTCTCCGACTTAGTCCGCATCTCCGGCTTCTCCCACGGCACCGACGTGTGGCTCAACAACGCCCAGGACCTGATCAAGAGCGGCATCTGCAAGACCGGAGAGGCCATCTCTACGCGGGATGACATCATGATCTACCTCATGTACCGGGGTCTGCCGCCGAAAAAAGCCTTCTCAATCATGGAGGGCGTCCGAAAGGGCAAGGGCGTCAAAGCCGACGACGAGCAACTGATGCGGGAAAACAAGGTGCCTGAGTGGTACATCGAGTCCTGCAAAAAGATCAAATATATGTTCCCCAAAGCCCACGCCGTCGCCTATGTGACGATGGCCTTCCGCATCGCCTGGTTCAAGGTCTACTATCCGGAAGCCTTCTACGCCTCCTTCTTCACCGTCCGGGCCGATGAATTTGACGCCGACCTGATCTGTCAGGGCTCGGCCCATGTGCGCAGGACTATTGAGGAGATTGAGCGCAAGGGCAACGAGGCCACCGCCAAGGAAAAGAACCTGCAGACCATCCTCGAACTCGCCCTGGAGATGTACGAGCGAGGCATCCACTTGCAACGGGTGAACCTGGACCGCTCTCACGCCACCAAGTTTATCATTGAACCGGAAGGCCTCCTGCCGCCTATCGGCAGTCTTCCTGGCGTCGGCGCCACTGCCGCCCAGAACATCATGGCCGCCCGGGAGGAGGGGCCCTTTTCATCGATCGAGGATTTGCGGGTGCGGAGCCGGGTGAGCAAGACGGTGATCGAGGCATTGCAGAAGCATGGGACTTTGGACGGGATGTGTGAGACAGATCAGTTATGTTTGTTCTGATGTTCCATAGGCAATTTGATCAAGAGTCCTTGTGCCGGCCTTTAGTTAGATAGTTGATAATGAAAGAGGGAATGGTCTGCCGAACCGGGTCATTCCCTCTTTTTCATTTCAAAATCCTCTGTGCTGTCGACGACCTTCGTGATTCCACTGCCGAACAGGGAGGAGCCTTTGACGAATGCTGATTCCTCTTTCTTGAACCGAATAAGAGAGAGCCCGCTTGAACTCTTCGAGTAATTTAGAAAGGCATAGGGAATACTCCCATAATGAGTTCGTCTTTTGGAGGCTCCCCCATGTCAATTGAAGGGATAATCGAAGCCGCAGCCTGGCTAGTCATGACGATCGCCTTGTTTTTGCTCGTGCCGAAGGAAAAAATCAGAGACGCCATGGTTGTTTTTTTCTTCAAACAGGTGCTTACTTGGTTTTTCGGCATCCTCGTCGTGCAGTGGAACCTGATCGCCTATCCTGTACGCTTATTCGCTAATGCCATAAAAACCAGCTTTACCTTTGAATTCTACATCTACCCCGGCCTCTGCGTGTTGTTCAACCTATACTATCCGGAACAGGGCAGCTTCATCAGAAAAGCAATTCATTACTTCGTCTTTACCACAGGTATTACGATATTCGAGGCATTCCTGCAAAAGTATACAAAGCTCATCGAGTACATTCATTGGGGCTGGCCTTGGACTTGGATCACCTTATTTCTGACCTTTCTGGCTTCCCGTTACTTCTACCGGTGGTTTCGAGGTGATTTCACCAGCAAGGCTGTGCCCGTTGCGGAGGATCCTAGACCCCGGAGGTGAACAAGATGGCGGTGAAGCATTAATTTAAGATTGACTAGATTAATTTTTTCTCATTCCTTTTGACTTCCTTTTCGAAAAAAAGATATCCTGACAATAGGGCAGAATGTGTCCGCCCATACTTGGGCGATCGAAAGCGGGGAATCGTCAACCCATGCAAGACTCTATCTGGCTCTACCGCATCTATGAAGTGGCCAAAGAGTTCGATCTTGGCCTGGTGCAAGCCTTGTTCATGAAGGAGAAACCGACGAGCCGCATGCGCCTGTCCAGGGTGCGGCCGAAGTCGATCATCATCGAGAACCCGCCGGTATCGATGGAACTGGGGACCTGGGAGATCCCTATTGAAGGGCGTCTTTATAAAGGACAGGTGGTGGCACGCGTCTATGACCTGGGCGTCGTCAGCCTGATCCTGCAGATCATCCTTCCCGAGGACCTCACCTATGAACAACTCTTGGACTTGTCGGTGGCTCTCTACAACCTTGACGACTTGGAGGCGCTCTTTCACCAGTGGCGTGATTCTGTAACGAGCACATTGGCCGGCGCCATGGAGCCGCTCCACGAAGGGAAGGTGGAGGAGGATTTCACCCTCTTTTTCTTTCGCCGCTGGCGGGAGAACTGGGATCCGGTGCCGGTGCTGCTGGCCGAGCGGGAGACGGTCAGCGCCCAGATGCGTCAGGAGACGATGAAGAACTCCTTCGCCTACGGCCGGAAGGATCATGCCATCCTCACCTGGGATTCGGCTCTCGTCTATGACGCCGAGGGGAGCACCGACATCCCCGACCTGATCGAATTTGCCTTGACCCAACTGGTGGAACTGCGCTATTACGACGAGCTCCTGTCCGGCGAGATGAACCAGATGTACGATGATATCGACCGCGCCGACCGAGACAACTGGTATTCACGCCTGCGCCAGTACCGCAAGATCATGAAATCCTATATGGAACTGGTCATCGACATCAACGAAGTGACCGAGAAGATCCAGAACGCCATCAAGGTGACCGAAGATATCTTTTACGCCCGTGTCTACGCGGCGGCCACCGGCATCCTGCGCACATCGGTTTGGATGGACAGTATCAAGCACAAGCTCTCGGTCATCGCCAACAACTATTCCCTTCTCAATGACGAGGTTGTCAATCACCGGTCGATGCTCTTGGAATTAGCCATCATCGGGTTGATCGTTTTCGAGGTGCTCATGAGCTTGAGCGAAAAGATCTTTAAATAACGAATCGTCTTTTTTGCAACAAAAAGTGTTAAAATACGACATGGGGTTTCGAATGAGAAGATGGAATTGCGAAAAAAAGACTGTTGGAGCGATGGATTGGGCAAATGAAAGTAATGATTAGGCTACATAACGTAGAGAAAGCATTTGATGGCAATCAGGTACTCTCGCCTATTTCACTGGAGATCCATGAGGGAGAGTTTTTCACTCTCCTCGGCCCCAGCGGTTGCGGGAAGACGACCTTGCTCCGGATCATTGCCGGCCTGGAAACGCCGACAGGGGGTGAGGTTTTTTTGGACGGACAGCCGATGGCCCACTTGCCGCCTTACCGGCGCGATGTGAACATGATCTTCCAGCACTATGCCCTGTTCCCGCACATGACGGTGGAGGAGAACATCCGCTTTGGCCTGAAGATGAAGCAGGTGCCTCAAGCGGAGCAGGATCGGCGGATCGACGAAGTGATCCATCTGACCCAGCTGGGGGAGTTCCGGCGGCGCAAGCCGAAACAACTGTCCGGCGGCCAGCAGCAGCGGGTGGCAATTGCCCGGGCCATCGTCAACAACCCCAAGGTGCTCCTGCTGGACGAGCCCCTCGGCGCCCTCGACTACCAACTGCGTAAAAACTTGCAGTTGGAACTGAAAAATCTGCAGAAAAGACTTGGTCTCACCTTCGTCTATGTGACCCACGATCAGGAAGAGGCCATCACCATGTCAGACCGGATCCTGATCATGAACCGGGGCAAGATCGAGCAACTGGGGACAGTCCATGAGGTCTACCATGCTCCGGAAAGTCTCTTTGCAGCTAAGTTCATCGGCGAGAACAATATCTTCCGGCAGGGGGAAGTCGATTACGCGGTCCGACCTGAAAAGATCAACCATTATGATATCAGCGCTGGTGAGAGCGGGCCGGATCCGGTGCGCCTGCGTCGGGGTGTGATCGAGGAGGTCGTCTTTCACGGCACCATGGACAAGGTCTTTGTCCGCCTTGATGACGGCGCGCTGGTCCTGACCTACCAGTACTTTGACGACCTGCGGAAATGGAAGGTGGGGGAGCGGGTCGGCATCGCCTGGGCGCCTCAGGATGAGGTGAGGTTGCGCCGATGAACAAAGGACGATGGCTGGCCTTGCCCGCCCTGGGGTGGCTCATCGGCTTCTTTTTTGTCCCGCTTCTCTTTGTTGTCGTCATCTCGCTGTGCTCGCGAGGGAACTACGGGGAGATCCTCTACCAGTTCACCCTAGAGAACTATCGGCGTTTTTTTGAGCCCTTGTACATCAACATCCTCTGGGACACCATCGAGATGGCTGCCGTGACAACGGCGCTGACTTTCCTGTTAGGTTATCCGCTGGCTTATCGGATCGTCCGCATGAACCGTTCCTGGCAGAATGTGTGGCTGCTTATGGTGATGGTGCCTTTTTGGATCAACTTTTTGATCCGTTCCTACGCCTGGGTGGTGATTCTCCGCAGCCAGGGCTTGTTGAACACCTTCCTGATCACCGCTGGCTTCATCGACCAGCCCTTGAACCTGCTCTACAACCCGGCGGCAGTCCAACTGGGCATGGTTTATACCCACTTGCCCTTTATGGTGTTGCCTGTCTATGTGTCGCTGGAGCAGCTTGACCGGCGGCTTCTGGAAGCCTCTTACGACCTGGGAGGGACGCCATGGCAGACCTTCCGACATGTGACGCTGCCCTTGACTCTGCCCGGCATCGTTGCCGGCTCGATCCTGGTCTTTGTTTCGTCGCTGGGGATGTTTGTCGTTCCAGACATCATGGGCGGTGCCAAATCGGCTCTGATTGGCAACTTGATTCAGAATCAGTTTCTCTCGGCGCGCGACTGGCCCTTTGGTTCCGCCCTTTCGATATTGTTGACCCTGTTCTCGCTGGTGTTGATCTTTCTCTACTACCGCGTCGTGGAAGCGCAAAAAGGAAAGGGGGGGCGTCAGTGAGAGGCTTGCGCCACCACCTGCTCATCGCCTACTCCCTGGCTGTGCTGGCCTTTTTGTACATACCGATCGTCGTCCTGGTCCTCTATTCCTTCAATGAATCGCGCATCAACGCTCAATGGACCGGCTGGACGATCAAGTGGTACCTCTCGCTTCTCCACAATAGGCAGGTGCTGACTGCCTTGGAAAACAGCCTGCTCATTGGTTTCATCTCGACGGCAATCTCCACCGTCATGGGCACGAGCGTCGCCCTGGCCTTACACCGCTACCGCTTTCGGTTGCAAGGGGCGATCAACAGCTTAATCTACCTGCCGATCCTCGTTCCGGAGATCGTCATGGGTTTATCACTGCTGGTCCTCTTCAGTCAACTGGCGTTGCCGCTGGGGAAGTTGACGATCATCATCGCGCACATCACCTTTTGCATCTCCTTTGTCGTTGTCATCGTGACGGCCCGCTTGGAGGGGATGGGCAACGAACTGGAAGAAGCAGCGCAAGACCTGGGAGCTTCCCCCTGGCAGACCTTTCGTTACGTGACATTGCCGCTGATCTCGCCGGGAATCATCGCCGGGGCGCTTCTCGCCTTTACCCTGTCCATCGATGATTTTGTGATCAGCTTTTTTGTGGCCGGACCCAACTCGACGACGTTGACGCTCTACATCTACGGCATGGTGAAGCGGGGCATCTCGCCGGAGATCAATGCCCTCTCGGCGATCCTGATCGCAGTCATCGTCCTTCTTGTGGTGTTGGTTCAGTGGCTGCAAAACAAGGACCGCGATGACGGTTCGCCGCGGCAGATGCCCTTTTAGGCCTGATTCAGGACGGATATAGAGGCGCAACCCGGACAAACGTACGCGCCACGGCATTTCACAGCAGAGCAATTTTTTAGAGGAGGATGATATCGGTGAATCGGATGAAAGTGATGAAACAGAAAAAAGCCCTCCCAAAACTGTTGGCGAGCCTGCTGACGCTCGCCCTGGTCCTGACAGGCTGTGGCACGACCCAGGCACCTGAGGCGAAAGGCGGCCAGGACGGGGCCAATGGCGGCGAACGGGTACTTAACATCTACAGTTGGGCCGACAACTTTTCGCCGGAAGTGCTGGACGACTTTGCGAAAAAGCACAACTGCAAGGTCAACTATGATGTCTTCTCCAGCAACGAGGAACTGCTGGCCAAGCTCCAGGCCGGCGGTGCCCAGTATGACGTCATTCAGCCCTCCGATTACATGGTGGGCGCCATGGTCAAGATGGGCCTGCTGGAGGAGTTGAACCACAACAGCATCCCCAACATGAAAAACCTGGTCTCCACCTTTCAGACGCCGGCCTTTGACCCTGGTAACAAGCACTCTGTCGTCTACACCTGGGGTATCACCGGCATCGCCTACAACACCAAGTATGTGAAAGAACCGATCAGCAGTTGGCAAGACCTTTGGAATCCCAAGTACAAGGGGCGCTTGGTCCTGCTCAACGACTCGCGGGAAGTGCTGGGCATGGCCCTCAAGAAAAATGGCTTCTCCAACAGCACGAAGGACCAAAAGGAACTGGACAAGGCCTTCAATGACTTGAAGACCCTTGCGCCCAACGTGCTCGCCTTCGATACAGATGACATCAAGCAGAAGTTCATCACTGAAGAAGCCTGGATCGGCACCATGTGGTCTGGCGACGCCGCTTTCGTCTACAAAGACAATAAGGACGTGGCCTTCGTCATTCCCAAAGAGGGCACCACCATCTGGGCCGATACCCTGGCCATTCCCAAAGGTGCCAAGCACCGGGAACTGGCCGAGCAGTTCATCAACTACCTGATGGAACCGGAAGTGAGTGTCAAGAACTACGAATTCATCGGTTACAGCAACCCCAACGAAAAAGCCTTCGCCCAGCACAGCGAGGAGTATCGGAAAAACCCCATGATCAACCTGAGCAAGAGTGAGATCGCCAAAGGTGAGTGGCTCCAAGATGTGGGTGATATGCTGAAGTTTTATGACCGTTACTGGACGGAACTGAAGGCGGGACAGTAAGGAACCGCCCGCCTTTTGCAAACGCGCTAGCGTCTCCCTTGCAAGGAGGTGAGGTCAAAGAAAGTGCCCCTCCAGAAACCTCGCTTTTATCTGGGCTCATTGAACGTCAGAGGGACATGAAAGAAAGCGCCGCAGGTGGAGGAGGGGCAAGGTTGATCTGGCTGACCGTAGAAAAAGGGGCGAATCGACTAGGGAATCAAGTGCTTGGCAATTGCCCCAGGTGGTCGATCGCCTCGTCACAATGGCTAGACTGAGGATGATCTTTGATGTATGCTGTTGATGAGGATAATTGTCGATCCATCGGAAGTAAAAGCTAATTATCT from Heliomicrobium modesticaldum Ice1 encodes the following:
- a CDS encoding CBO0543 family protein; amino-acid sequence: MSIEGIIEAAAWLVMTIALFLLVPKEKIRDAMVVFFFKQVLTWFFGILVVQWNLIAYPVRLFANAIKTSFTFEFYIYPGLCVLFNLYYPEQGSFIRKAIHYFVFTTGITIFEAFLQKYTKLIEYIHWGWPWTWITLFLTFLASRYFYRWFRGDFTSKAVPVAEDPRPRR
- a CDS encoding ABC transporter ATP-binding protein, encoding MKVMIRLHNVEKAFDGNQVLSPISLEIHEGEFFTLLGPSGCGKTTLLRIIAGLETPTGGEVFLDGQPMAHLPPYRRDVNMIFQHYALFPHMTVEENIRFGLKMKQVPQAEQDRRIDEVIHLTQLGEFRRRKPKQLSGGQQQRVAIARAIVNNPKVLLLDEPLGALDYQLRKNLQLELKNLQKRLGLTFVYVTHDQEEAITMSDRILIMNRGKIEQLGTVHEVYHAPESLFAAKFIGENNIFRQGEVDYAVRPEKINHYDISAGESGPDPVRLRRGVIEEVVFHGTMDKVFVRLDDGALVLTYQYFDDLRKWKVGERVGIAWAPQDEVRLRR
- a CDS encoding ABC transporter permease translates to MNKGRWLALPALGWLIGFFFVPLLFVVVISLCSRGNYGEILYQFTLENYRRFFEPLYINILWDTIEMAAVTTALTFLLGYPLAYRIVRMNRSWQNVWLLMVMVPFWINFLIRSYAWVVILRSQGLLNTFLITAGFIDQPLNLLYNPAAVQLGMVYTHLPFMVLPVYVSLEQLDRRLLEASYDLGGTPWQTFRHVTLPLTLPGIVAGSILVFVSSLGMFVVPDIMGGAKSALIGNLIQNQFLSARDWPFGSALSILLTLFSLVLIFLYYRVVEAQKGKGGRQ
- a CDS encoding ABC transporter permease, with translation MRGLRHHLLIAYSLAVLAFLYIPIVVLVLYSFNESRINAQWTGWTIKWYLSLLHNRQVLTALENSLLIGFISTAISTVMGTSVALALHRYRFRLQGAINSLIYLPILVPEIVMGLSLLVLFSQLALPLGKLTIIIAHITFCISFVVVIVTARLEGMGNELEEAAQDLGASPWQTFRYVTLPLISPGIIAGALLAFTLSIDDFVISFFVAGPNSTTLTLYIYGMVKRGISPEINALSAILIAVIVLLVVLVQWLQNKDRDDGSPRQMPF
- a CDS encoding polyamine ABC transporter substrate-binding protein, producing MKVMKQKKALPKLLASLLTLALVLTGCGTTQAPEAKGGQDGANGGERVLNIYSWADNFSPEVLDDFAKKHNCKVNYDVFSSNEELLAKLQAGGAQYDVIQPSDYMVGAMVKMGLLEELNHNSIPNMKNLVSTFQTPAFDPGNKHSVVYTWGITGIAYNTKYVKEPISSWQDLWNPKYKGRLVLLNDSREVLGMALKKNGFSNSTKDQKELDKAFNDLKTLAPNVLAFDTDDIKQKFITEEAWIGTMWSGDAAFVYKDNKDVAFVIPKEGTTIWADTLAIPKGAKHRELAEQFINYLMEPEVSVKNYEFIGYSNPNEKAFAQHSEEYRKNPMINLSKSEIAKGEWLQDVGDMLKFYDRYWTELKAGQ